TTGTGGCTTTTATGCTCATTACGCAGTATGATTCTTGATTTAAAAGCTTCAATTCATCATATAGGAAATCAAAGAGATAATGTTCTCATCTAATTGATACTATAGAATTTTCATACCTTGCCAACACCAATACGCAAAGTTAGAGGTCTGCCTCGTTTGTAGCTACTGTCAAAGACTGTCCCATCAGCGAATCTTGCGGTGTAGTGAATCTGTGTTCGTTAAAACAGACTATTGTATTATTAAGTTGTGTTTGATAGACATATCTCGTAATAACTTCACTTTTAGAAAAAGGAGACATGACTCGGTACCAAGATAAGGTTGTTTatcaattcattcaatcatcGAAATCTTGGTATGCCAATTTTGGTCATCCATTGCCTAAATGTGTGCTGCCAAGTTCTGTTTAGTTCTTGCAGACCTAGTGACCTACACACAAGGGAGAATGTTGGCGAGCATTTGACGTTGAGCCTTATTACAATCGTCAAATTTCTCtcttaaaaattttgagtttttggaaTCAATCATTTAATTGACAGACCAAGAAAACGGTATCACAAAACTAGTTGAATAGACCAAAACTGATGCTGCTtgtatttttggtattttggtgCAAGTGAGTTGGAATACCTGTGTCTGCCAAGTAATATGGAGAGAATTTCTCCCTGGCAGGTGAGAATAAGTTCATTACAAATTTGGCTGGGGAGAATAAGTTTCGTTTCAACTTCTTCACAAGTGGGAAGAAATGCGAGTATAACCTAATGCTTGGAAGTAAATTCTGTACCAAACAGAGCGTACCTATCTGTTTTGGGTCGATTCACACTAGACCATTAATTTGGTAAGCCATAAAACCAAAGGAACATCAATGGTCACTAAATTGAAACAACCAACTTCACTTCTATCTTTCCCAATGttttaaatacatatatatatatatgtatgtgctTCACAAGACGATATTCTACATTATCCTAAGCAGTGAGGAAAAGGGGATTCGAACTTGGGTGCAATTCGTAATCATATTGTATTTGACACCCATTAACAAGAAGCAAAACTTGTAATTCGAAAGtatacaacaataaaaaaaccaaaaattttgtatgctttctcttttgttgAAATAAAAGACATGACATAGCGCTGAAGAAAGCAGAAACTGGGAACTCACATTGATGAGCTCACCGCGAGGAGCTTCGACGCCGGGGCCAACTGAAACATCACAGAAACCAAGCCCAGAACGAACAAAGTTCAAGTCACAGAGAGGCTCCCCCACGGTGGCGTAGTACTCAATTCTCGTGGCGTCAGCTTCCAAAGGAGACAATGCCATAATTGAAGATGCTAACAGCCCCATACCCACATCCATTACGGACTTCTTGctcaaaatatttgaaaatttccaGGAAGATTTGTTTGCATTGTTTGCAGTTGCTGAgaatgaagaagatgaacaagaaCAAGTGGAAGTGGGTTTGGAGGAGGAGAGTGAGGTTGCAGGAGGAGGATTAGGGGGTTGAATTTGGGCTAGGGGCTTTGGAGTTGTAAGGATTAGAGTAGAAACCGCCATTTTTATTtatcttaatttgatttttgtaACTCTTATCTGTTCTTGGTCTGGAGGTTTGAGAGCTGAATAACTGCTAACGACTCTTTTCATGAGAGGGAAAGAAGAGTGGATACGATGGGACCTGATTAAGGAACATCTTGGCCGTAAATTTGGATAAGACCCATCTTGCCTTTTTATTCAGTGaacagagtttttttttttttttgaataaaaggtattatctacattaaagagAACAGATGAGCTTAGTTTCACAATGaattagcaataatatggttcaaattcgttttgaCGAGAACCAAATccaagacctctcacttacaagtgaaaagaaataccactaaaccgtagtactaagtgacttcAGTGAATATAATTAAGAGAACATTTCCAATGAGTGAGTTTTGCTTTATGAGGGGTCTCTAGGTGCCGTCTCGTTAAAAGTACACGGCTgaatcataaaaataaatacacaATACGAGCGGGTTCAAAGTGACTCACACAACTAGAATGATGTCAATATTGGTCATATATGATTGACATATTTACAAAGTTATTTGATGTAGttgtggagtaaaaaataatccaaaaaattCAGAAGACACATAAACTTTTTTCCAAAGAAGTCACCCTCATTAAATGGGCAAACCCACAAGTATTCCCAAGCGCAGTTCAACATTCCTAGAGGCTTGAGTAGTTAACTACAACATCTCCAAGCTTCCTTGCTCATGGTTTAGAAAGTCAAAAGCATtaaaaatagaattaattaccaaatttcatctttaatatattcataattgaagaTCAACTCAAACAAGTAAAGAATCCTCATCATAATCAATCTAGGATAATTATTTGATAATTCTAAGATATTATCTCCAAATTATACTTCGGCATAATTTTCTCCTCATCCATCCTACGGATGACAGACCTTAGTCAATGGGAAGCCACCACATGTAGGGTAAAAACCTACTATGGTCGGCCACCTCCCTATAAATACTCCATCTACACCATTTTCTGATAAGCATTTTGCTACGCATTAGCCAACCCCCCTCCCAACCTCGTGGGTGCATGTGGCTTTGGTCCTTAGTCAAaggtgtttatttttttataggtaCAAATTCATCAAGATTGAAGACGATGGATTTTTTCTACCACAAATTGGTGTTTTTATTGAGACCCTGATTTAGTACACTCGAAGAAGGCTCTTGAATTTGCTTTCGGATTTTTCTATTACATTTGATTTTTCACACGTAGTCTCATTGAATGTTTCCTATAACTACAACGAACATAATACCCTACTTCGAAAGATGCGAACCAGAGGATAGAGATGAAGATGTGGCAT
Above is a window of Malus sylvestris chromosome 15, drMalSylv7.2, whole genome shotgun sequence DNA encoding:
- the LOC126605453 gene encoding photosynthetic NDH subunit of lumenal location 4, chloroplastic, whose amino-acid sequence is MAVSTLILTTPKPLAQIQPPNPPPATSLSSSKPTSTCSCSSSSFSATANNANKSSWKFSNILSKKSVMDVGMGLLASSIMALSPLEADATRIEYYATVGEPLCDLNFVRSGLGFCDVSVGPGVEAPRGELINIHYTARFADGTVFDSSYKRGRPLTLRIGVGKVIRGLDQGILGGEGVPPMQIGGKRKLKIPSHLAYGPEPAGCFSGDCNIPGNATLVYDINFVGIYSGNRALPGK